From Motacilla alba alba isolate MOTALB_02 chromosome 9, Motacilla_alba_V1.0_pri, whole genome shotgun sequence, a single genomic window includes:
- the MLF1 gene encoding myeloid leukemia factor 1 isoform X2: MFGGLGRCFEDDPFFRDPFAAHHEHMRQVMRSFAEPFGREPLLSLPEGGERPAGRRAGGRAPQDSQVATRSSRRATSFSLMPFAGFGRGWDADFVDPFSAMDRMMSNMRNSMLEMHRKFDDLSLQPEGHSFSSSSMMTYSRVGDEPPKVFQATAQTRTAPGGVRETRKALKDSESGLEKISVGHHIQDRAHVIKKSKNSKTGEEEMNQEFINLDESEAGTFDEEWQKEIMKFRPCRSREAVEAPRSRSVRYSPRDGGSRREKPLGAPGSRVPRDSLEALSVKGTPVPLKGSRN, from the exons ATGTTCGGGGGGCTCGGGAGGTGCTTCGAGGACGATCCCTTCTTCAG ggatcCCTTCGCTGCCCACCATGAGCACATGAGGCAGGTGATGAGGAGCTTCGCCGAGCCTTTCGGGCGGGAGCCGCTCCTGAGCCTCCcggagggaggggagagacCGGCCGGGAGGAGAGCGGGCGGCAGAGCCCCGCAGGACTCGCAGGTGGCCACGAGGAGCAGCCGCAGG gccACCAGCTTCTCCCTCATGCCCTTTGCAGGTTTTGGGAGAGGG TGGGATGCAGATTTTGTGGATCCGTTTTCTGCAATGGACAGGATGATGTCAAACATGAGGAACAGCATGCTGGAAATGCACAGGAAATTT GATGACCTGTCCCTCCAGCCCGAGGGGCACAGTTTCAGCTCCTCCTCCATGATGACCTATTCCAGAGTGGGGGATGAACCTCCCAAAGTTTTCCAAGCCACGGCCCAGACCCGCACGGCTCCAGGAGGG gttagagaaacaagaaaagcacTGAAGGATTCTGAAAGTGGGCTGGAGAAAATATCTGTTGGTCACCACATCCAGGATCGGGCTCATGTCATCAAAAAATCCAAGAACTCCAAGactggggaggaggagatgaaCCAAGAATTCATCAACCTGGATGAAT CCGAGGCTGGCACCTTTGATGAGGAGTGGCAGAAGGAGATCATGAAGTTCAGGCCTTGCCgaagcagagaagctgtggaagcTCCAAGATCCAGAAGTGTGCGTTACAGCCCCAGGGACGGAGGATCAAGAAG AGAGAAGCCACTTGGAGCTCCAGGATCCAGAGTGCCCAGGGATTCCTTGGAGGCTCTCAGTGTGAAAGGAACACCTGTCCCCCTGAAGGGCTCCAGGAACTAa
- the MLF1 gene encoding myeloid leukemia factor 1 isoform X4, translating to MFGGLGRCFEDDPFFRDPFAAHHEHMRQVMRSFAEPFGREPLLSLPEGGERPAGRRAGGRAPQDSQVATRSSRRWDADFVDPFSAMDRMMSNMRNSMLEMHRKFDDLSLQPEGHSFSSSSMMTYSRVGDEPPKVFQATAQTRTAPGGVRETRKALKDSESGLEKISVGHHIQDRAHVIKKSKNSKTGEEEMNQEFINLDESEAGTFDEEWQKEIMKFRPCRSREAVEAPRSRSVRYSPRDGGSRREKPLGAPGSRVPRDSLEALSVKGTPVPLKGSRN from the exons ATGTTCGGGGGGCTCGGGAGGTGCTTCGAGGACGATCCCTTCTTCAG ggatcCCTTCGCTGCCCACCATGAGCACATGAGGCAGGTGATGAGGAGCTTCGCCGAGCCTTTCGGGCGGGAGCCGCTCCTGAGCCTCCcggagggaggggagagacCGGCCGGGAGGAGAGCGGGCGGCAGAGCCCCGCAGGACTCGCAGGTGGCCACGAGGAGCAGCCGCAGG TGGGATGCAGATTTTGTGGATCCGTTTTCTGCAATGGACAGGATGATGTCAAACATGAGGAACAGCATGCTGGAAATGCACAGGAAATTT GATGACCTGTCCCTCCAGCCCGAGGGGCACAGTTTCAGCTCCTCCTCCATGATGACCTATTCCAGAGTGGGGGATGAACCTCCCAAAGTTTTCCAAGCCACGGCCCAGACCCGCACGGCTCCAGGAGGG gttagagaaacaagaaaagcacTGAAGGATTCTGAAAGTGGGCTGGAGAAAATATCTGTTGGTCACCACATCCAGGATCGGGCTCATGTCATCAAAAAATCCAAGAACTCCAAGactggggaggaggagatgaaCCAAGAATTCATCAACCTGGATGAAT CCGAGGCTGGCACCTTTGATGAGGAGTGGCAGAAGGAGATCATGAAGTTCAGGCCTTGCCgaagcagagaagctgtggaagcTCCAAGATCCAGAAGTGTGCGTTACAGCCCCAGGGACGGAGGATCAAGAAG AGAGAAGCCACTTGGAGCTCCAGGATCCAGAGTGCCCAGGGATTCCTTGGAGGCTCTCAGTGTGAAAGGAACACCTGTCCCCCTGAAGGGCTCCAGGAACTAa
- the MLF1 gene encoding myeloid leukemia factor 1 isoform X3, producing the protein MSQERLCCPERLGECQELRGRRMRDPFAAHHEHMRQVMRSFAEPFGREPLLSLPEGGERPAGRRAGGRAPQDSQVATRSSRRWDADFVDPFSAMDRMMSNMRNSMLEMHRKFDDLSLQPEGHSFSSSSMMTYSRVGDEPPKVFQATAQTRTAPGGVRETRKALKDSESGLEKISVGHHIQDRAHVIKKSKNSKTGEEEMNQEFINLDESEAGTFDEEWQKEIMKFRPCRSREAVEAPRSRSVRYSPRDGGSRREKPLGAPGSRVPRDSLEALSVKGTPVPLKGSRN; encoded by the exons ATGTcccaggaaaggctgtgctGTCCTGAACGGCTTGGGGAGTGCCAGGAACTGAGGGGGAGGAGGATGAG ggatcCCTTCGCTGCCCACCATGAGCACATGAGGCAGGTGATGAGGAGCTTCGCCGAGCCTTTCGGGCGGGAGCCGCTCCTGAGCCTCCcggagggaggggagagacCGGCCGGGAGGAGAGCGGGCGGCAGAGCCCCGCAGGACTCGCAGGTGGCCACGAGGAGCAGCCGCAGG TGGGATGCAGATTTTGTGGATCCGTTTTCTGCAATGGACAGGATGATGTCAAACATGAGGAACAGCATGCTGGAAATGCACAGGAAATTT GATGACCTGTCCCTCCAGCCCGAGGGGCACAGTTTCAGCTCCTCCTCCATGATGACCTATTCCAGAGTGGGGGATGAACCTCCCAAAGTTTTCCAAGCCACGGCCCAGACCCGCACGGCTCCAGGAGGG gttagagaaacaagaaaagcacTGAAGGATTCTGAAAGTGGGCTGGAGAAAATATCTGTTGGTCACCACATCCAGGATCGGGCTCATGTCATCAAAAAATCCAAGAACTCCAAGactggggaggaggagatgaaCCAAGAATTCATCAACCTGGATGAAT CCGAGGCTGGCACCTTTGATGAGGAGTGGCAGAAGGAGATCATGAAGTTCAGGCCTTGCCgaagcagagaagctgtggaagcTCCAAGATCCAGAAGTGTGCGTTACAGCCCCAGGGACGGAGGATCAAGAAG AGAGAAGCCACTTGGAGCTCCAGGATCCAGAGTGCCCAGGGATTCCTTGGAGGCTCTCAGTGTGAAAGGAACACCTGTCCCCCTGAAGGGCTCCAGGAACTAa
- the MLF1 gene encoding myeloid leukemia factor 1 isoform X5 encodes MRQVMRSFAEPFGREPLLSLPEGGERPAGRRAGGRAPQDSQVATRSSRRATSFSLMPFAGFGRGWDADFVDPFSAMDRMMSNMRNSMLEMHRKFDDLSLQPEGHSFSSSSMMTYSRVGDEPPKVFQATAQTRTAPGGVRETRKALKDSESGLEKISVGHHIQDRAHVIKKSKNSKTGEEEMNQEFINLDESEAGTFDEEWQKEIMKFRPCRSREAVEAPRSRSVRYSPRDGGSRREKPLGAPGSRVPRDSLEALSVKGTPVPLKGSRN; translated from the exons ATGAGGCAGGTGATGAGGAGCTTCGCCGAGCCTTTCGGGCGGGAGCCGCTCCTGAGCCTCCcggagggaggggagagacCGGCCGGGAGGAGAGCGGGCGGCAGAGCCCCGCAGGACTCGCAGGTGGCCACGAGGAGCAGCCGCAGG gccACCAGCTTCTCCCTCATGCCCTTTGCAGGTTTTGGGAGAGGG TGGGATGCAGATTTTGTGGATCCGTTTTCTGCAATGGACAGGATGATGTCAAACATGAGGAACAGCATGCTGGAAATGCACAGGAAATTT GATGACCTGTCCCTCCAGCCCGAGGGGCACAGTTTCAGCTCCTCCTCCATGATGACCTATTCCAGAGTGGGGGATGAACCTCCCAAAGTTTTCCAAGCCACGGCCCAGACCCGCACGGCTCCAGGAGGG gttagagaaacaagaaaagcacTGAAGGATTCTGAAAGTGGGCTGGAGAAAATATCTGTTGGTCACCACATCCAGGATCGGGCTCATGTCATCAAAAAATCCAAGAACTCCAAGactggggaggaggagatgaaCCAAGAATTCATCAACCTGGATGAAT CCGAGGCTGGCACCTTTGATGAGGAGTGGCAGAAGGAGATCATGAAGTTCAGGCCTTGCCgaagcagagaagctgtggaagcTCCAAGATCCAGAAGTGTGCGTTACAGCCCCAGGGACGGAGGATCAAGAAG AGAGAAGCCACTTGGAGCTCCAGGATCCAGAGTGCCCAGGGATTCCTTGGAGGCTCTCAGTGTGAAAGGAACACCTGTCCCCCTGAAGGGCTCCAGGAACTAa
- the MLF1 gene encoding myeloid leukemia factor 1 isoform X1 produces MSQERLCCPERLGECQELRGRRMRDPFAAHHEHMRQVMRSFAEPFGREPLLSLPEGGERPAGRRAGGRAPQDSQVATRSSRRATSFSLMPFAGFGRGWDADFVDPFSAMDRMMSNMRNSMLEMHRKFDDLSLQPEGHSFSSSSMMTYSRVGDEPPKVFQATAQTRTAPGGVRETRKALKDSESGLEKISVGHHIQDRAHVIKKSKNSKTGEEEMNQEFINLDESEAGTFDEEWQKEIMKFRPCRSREAVEAPRSRSVRYSPRDGGSRREKPLGAPGSRVPRDSLEALSVKGTPVPLKGSRN; encoded by the exons ATGTcccaggaaaggctgtgctGTCCTGAACGGCTTGGGGAGTGCCAGGAACTGAGGGGGAGGAGGATGAG ggatcCCTTCGCTGCCCACCATGAGCACATGAGGCAGGTGATGAGGAGCTTCGCCGAGCCTTTCGGGCGGGAGCCGCTCCTGAGCCTCCcggagggaggggagagacCGGCCGGGAGGAGAGCGGGCGGCAGAGCCCCGCAGGACTCGCAGGTGGCCACGAGGAGCAGCCGCAGG gccACCAGCTTCTCCCTCATGCCCTTTGCAGGTTTTGGGAGAGGG TGGGATGCAGATTTTGTGGATCCGTTTTCTGCAATGGACAGGATGATGTCAAACATGAGGAACAGCATGCTGGAAATGCACAGGAAATTT GATGACCTGTCCCTCCAGCCCGAGGGGCACAGTTTCAGCTCCTCCTCCATGATGACCTATTCCAGAGTGGGGGATGAACCTCCCAAAGTTTTCCAAGCCACGGCCCAGACCCGCACGGCTCCAGGAGGG gttagagaaacaagaaaagcacTGAAGGATTCTGAAAGTGGGCTGGAGAAAATATCTGTTGGTCACCACATCCAGGATCGGGCTCATGTCATCAAAAAATCCAAGAACTCCAAGactggggaggaggagatgaaCCAAGAATTCATCAACCTGGATGAAT CCGAGGCTGGCACCTTTGATGAGGAGTGGCAGAAGGAGATCATGAAGTTCAGGCCTTGCCgaagcagagaagctgtggaagcTCCAAGATCCAGAAGTGTGCGTTACAGCCCCAGGGACGGAGGATCAAGAAG AGAGAAGCCACTTGGAGCTCCAGGATCCAGAGTGCCCAGGGATTCCTTGGAGGCTCTCAGTGTGAAAGGAACACCTGTCCCCCTGAAGGGCTCCAGGAACTAa